Within the Naumovozyma castellii chromosome 1, complete genome genome, the region GAATGGTCAAATGGTTTGATTGcatttgtaatattttttggatTCAAAGGCAGTACATCAccaaaaaattttccattatttttaGTCTCAGGAATAGATAGCATATGTCCGTTGTGTTTAGGAGATCTCTgattttcatcattaatctGAATACTATCTTCTTCCATATTATGATCAATATTACTATTTTtagttgaagaaaatactaATTGTGACGTCTTTGAAGGATCAGAATTGATACCTGCAAATATTAAAGCTTGTTCAGTATTGGTTGTTACTCTATTATTTTTGACTGTAACATCCTTACGGGATTCCCCCTTAGTATTTGAGTTTTTCATTGACTCACTGGCAACCGtatctttaaaatattccatcAAACATAAGTCATTAGCTGAAGCCCTCTCTAAAGGATTCCATCTTAAACATTTCTTTATTACATCCAATAAATCATATAATTCGGGTAATGGAATAAACCTATCTAAAGAAATTCCTTCCACAAATggaaattccaaatttaacTTACTTGCTAGCTCCGCAACATGATTCCAAGTTCCACCATAAGGTTTAAAGTTGTTTGGGACTGttgaatcatttttattattatatggAGTGCCTAAAACCTCTAAAATTCTCCAAATTTGGTCTAATTCGTTTGAACCAGGAAATAATGGTTTGAATATTGTTGCTTCAACAGCAACACAACCAAATGCCCAAATATCTAAAGGGGTTGAGTAATAACCGTTTCTTAACAAAATTTCTGGAGATCTGTACCAACGTGTAGACACATATGCGGTATATGTATTCTTATTTTCAACGTGGCGTGCTAGCCCAAAGTCAGCTAATTTCACAACATAGTTATCTGGATAAAACCCTAATTCAAGCCtttctttatcaaaatatctCTTATTTGGTGAGACTAAAATGTTTTCTGGTTTAATATCCCTATGAAAGAAATTGTGGTCATGAATATGTTTAATACCAGCTAATATTTGAGCCAAGATTGATTTCAAAGAGGGTATTGAAAACACTCTCTTTTTCCTATGAAGCATCATTTGATATAAATTCTGTTCCATACACTCCATAACTATATGAAGTTGATAATTTGATGTATCTGCAAATATCTCgaatatttgaatcaaGTGTTTATTCGTTGGCAATGctaaaataaattttacCTCTCTTACCCTTGTATAGTCATGTAATGTGTAGAGTTTAGTCAACATAGTCTTGATTGCAACTAGTCTTTGAGATTTAGCAATAAAATTCTGATATTCTGTATTGGTCTGATCTAATAGGGTCCCTTTACATTGATGTACATTTGATGAAAGATTAATCAGATCAAACTTGGCTTTAGCTAAAGTAACACAGCCAAAAGATCCATTTcccaattcttcaattagTTGATATCTATCATATAATGACTTTAAGGGTATATTTTTCGGTGGATCATTCAGATCAGGTGGAATTTTACAAACTGAACTTCTAGAAGAGTTTTCCCTTTCATTAATATCCAACATATCTGCAACACAGAACCTGGGATTTaacttccttttcttttcaggGAGTTACTCAGAACTGTATATGTACCCAATAAACCGACTTCCTATCCTATTGTTGCCGAGGTACTAAATAGGCGATAGAAAGGAAGATTATATTCCTTTAGGGGGGTAACTTAGATGTATATGTCGTTGACACAAGCCTACTTTTGATCCTTGTTAAAGTGTAGAGAAAGGGATACCACAAAAGTCACAATATATAGGGTAGAATGTGGAGCGTATACAACGTGCGATTTACGCGATGACTATAAGCCCTCCCTACAAAACTAAATATTGGATCATGTGAGGAAAAACAAACTAATTAGCCGTCAACAGGTACTAGAacatcaaatatattattagCAAAGTGATATTGACcttgttttatttattattcttcaGCTTCTATGTCCAAAGCTTGTCTTGTCTCTGTTTTCTATGAACAGCCCCAACCTCCCATTTTAATAGCCGCCAAGCCCCATTTCCATTTCAGGTTAAAAGTTACTAAttagaaagaaattttaattaaagaagaaggatCTCTCTTCAAACCACtgtttatttcaaaatcagaaaaattaaactaatatttaattcttgTTTACTTTTAAGcttttcttttgtaatttcttcttaacatttattttaaattttttaatatatttgaatgataatcataaatagaaaataaaactcCAGAAATATAACCTTAACACCAGCACCAGATCATAGATACCCCTGTTAAGTTCTCTTATTTCCTTCCATCTTTGTTCTGTTAGATACAATAATTTTAAGAGTTGTTTTTGAGACACGCGTCACCATTAGCTCTCCCTTAATTTTACTATGAGATTTCTCGAGTTTTACATAAGTAGAATCGTTTCCATACTAGACAACACCTTCTATAACTTGAAACGGGTTCTAACattaataaaaaagaatttacactcaataatatattttcaatatcgGACTGTGGTCTCCTTCtattttttgatattatAAAAACTGACTATATGAACAACTGATGTCCCACTTTCCCCAAATCTTGATCAAAAATGATTGTTCTATCTAATATTGGTCTATAAATTAATACATACATTTCCTGTGAGACTAGGAGAGTCTACTAGTTCAACATGATTTATATTTGTTGCATCTCTATTCTCCACAACATCCTTACATATTGTATTCGAATAGACTGCCTTCACATTATCTTGCAATCTTGCAACTGTAATATGTGGGATCTTATTGGCACATTTTAATTTAGTCACCAACAACCCGTTCTCATCAGATACACATTCATCATTAGGGAATTTAATAACAATTGAGACAATTTTATCGTCCCAACATATCATTTTCGGTTGGAATCTTACAAAATCATTAGTTTCAATTAGTTTTGGTATCTCTTTGTCATTGTATGATTTTAAGATTTTCTTGTAATGTTTTAAGTATGCTTTCCAAAGTTCCTGTTCTGCAGGATCCCCTCTCTTACCTTGCATTACATGAGCAAGCGTTATATGGAACGATTCTTGAAAGTTATCATTCTGCAATAGATTCTTTAGAATAGTCTGTGCATCctctgaaatatttgatggCTTTTCTATAACATTAGAaatcaattctttaattggAGTACCATCTTTTATATTAACAGAAAAGTACGCAGGACGCACTTTCTTTTTAGGAGTACCAGACACCGTTTCATTATTCGTTACTTTCCGTTCCTTCATCTTGGGCTTATACTGTAGACTTTTTTGAAATGCTATATTTATACTTTCTTCACTAGGAATTTCAGGAATTAAAATAGGATAAACATCATGCAATCTCTTAAGAATAGTCTTTACGTTCATCAACGAAGAATCTTTTTGCAAAGAATTCAactgaattattagatcGAAACGGTTATCTGGTGATTTATCCTCGATAATTGGCTGaaatcttttccaaaatcCACCCATGATACCCAACACTTTGGCTTTACCATATTGATCCACCTTTATCGTTTGATGAGCATCACCTCGTTCTAATACCCTATCAACTGTCAATGTCTTCAATTTATCTAAATCATCGTAGGAAGCAAATGAAAGTGCAATCACCTTGATATTAGTATCATAAGGTAGATAATCttcttttaattcatccaaCCATTCAAATAACTGCTTACGTTCTCTaaattgatgattattTCTATCTACAATAACGCATTTAATGTTTGGGTCTGCTAGCAACTCTAGGGACTTTTTCATTAACTTCGACTTGTCTTTTCCAGTAATGTCATCGTTTTGAATATGGCCCCAACTATCCGGAAATAAAGAAGTCAATGCTACGGATGTAGTGGTCTTACCACAGCCTATCACTGCAATGGGAAAGACTAAGAATTTAGTATGTTCATCGACTTTATCATAATCtattgaattcttcaattccAACTGCATAACCTTCTCATGGtttaaaatttccataCCAGACATCCCTAGAGATTGTAAAAACATATTCCTAAGCTTAATTATCCCAAACCCTCTCATATATTCTTCACACAATCGAGAGTCGTTATCTAAGATTGGGATAACAAAGTCTAGATACTTATTTGTCACAAGTTTATGTTTTCTAAATTTAAAAACCCTTGACTTATTAGTAATGTAGTCCTTGGTAACCTCTCTCCACTGTCGATACATCAAATATGGTTCTTCGAACTTAtacttgaagaaaaatgaatctCCTGTGTCCCTGCTCTTACATCTGATAACAAATCCTTCGATCTCTTCGCCATTAAAGGAACCATTCACAGCACAATCTTCCAAGAATACTTTCAGCGACCCAACATCGTCTTTTATAAATGCatttatattcttgaatCCATACTTAGTGCCAAACATAGTAACAGCACGCATGGGTAACGTTTTAAAATTGGGTTCATTCAAGTTCAAGCCGTGTAAATAAAGACCAGCCTTATCGAGTGGATATTCTAAAATATGTTCCTCGAACGAATCATCACAATACTCTGCAACTGCTGTTAAATTCCCTTCGTATAATTCTAAACCTAGATCCCTTGAATTAATTCCTTTTAGctttaattgtttcaatagAACACGTTCTCCTGCTTCCGCATGGTTTCTATCTATATCATCTCTTGGCCCAGTTATATGTTTGGAACAAACCACTAAACTTCCATCTTCTAAACCAGAAATAAAGATAATACATCCATTTGCTTTCACAGTAACCTCATATGGGCCTACAGTGTTAGATTCGATCGAATCCCATCTGGTATAACTGACCTCATCgacattgaaaaatttatcataaCCTCTAGCCACAATTACTGGACactcttcatcatctgatATAAATAAGCCCCTTGCCTTACAAGGGAGagtaatattattttttccaTAATCCCATTCGTTAAATTTCCAGCTGTTCACCTTTGCATCTTTATGAGCAAGTTGACAGATCTTCTTGTATGCCCTCCCTCGAGATTCCAATCCTGATGCCTTTTCCAAGGATGCCACTAAAGCTGAAACGTTTCGAGAATGTTCCATGGAGGTAGAAATGCTTAAATCAGTTTTGGTAGGCCTTTATCTCCGCATACAACTAATCAGTTGAGTTTATAATAAAAAGTTTAAATGTTagcattattatttccatCGTTTTGGGTCAAGCCATTCACGTgctctttttttttttaacCCAGGcggaaaatttttcaaaataagcGATGAGcttattgaaagatttcgACTATCTATCCATTAGAagataattatttatttcaagTCCAAAAAAACTTATTCTACAGAGACTATATCGATAGAACCATAGCATAGAGAGTGATATGTCTTCTTTAAGTGAACAGTTAGCGAAAGTGGCTAGCAACAATGCCACTGTTGCCCTTGATAGAAAGAGAAGACAAAAATTGCACTCTGCTTCTTTAATCTATAATCCAAAAACAGCCGCAACCCAAGATTATGATTTAATTTTCGATAATGCTGTCAAGGCGTTAGACGAACTGATCCAAATTGATCCAAAGTTTGAAGTCTTCAAAAGgtctttattttctgaaACGTCTGTCTCCATTGATAGAAATGTACAAACTAAGGATGAAATCAAAGCCTTGGATAATGCTATTAATGGTTACTTATTATTAGCTTCTTCTAAGTGGCATTTGACCCCAACAATTCAAGCTACCGAATGGTTGGTACGtcgttttcaaattcatatttGCAACACAGaaatgttattattatccaCGATTAACTATTATCAAACCCCCGTATTCAAGAGGATTTTAAACATCGTAAAATTACCACCTTTATTTAACCCATTGTCGAACTTTGTTAGAAGTGAGAAAGCGCCATCTAATTTAACCATGATTAAGTTGTTCAATGACATGGACTTTTTAAAACTGTTTGCGAATTATTTGAACAAGTGCATTAAACAAAAAGTCACATATACAAACCAGTTATTATTTACCACCTGTTGTTTTATAAATCTAATTGCATTTAACTCCACCAATGATGAGAAACTAAATCAGTTAGTCCCAATATTGCTTGAGATTTCTGCCAAACTATTGGGCTCCAATTCAGTTGATTGTCAGATTGCAGCTCATACCATCTTAGTGGTATTTGCCACTGCTCTTCCATTACAAAAACAGATTATTTTAGCCGCTACCGAAACAATGCTATCTAATCTACAAGATGAGAAGGCTAAAAGATCAGCATTAGTGACAATTTGCAAGTTATTTCAAACCTTAAGGGGACATGGAAACGTGGATCAATTAACAaacaaattatttcaaattttcgATTCTaaatttgatttggaatacttgataaattttttaacgAAGAAAGACGTTCCCCCATGTGACAAGTTCTTTACAGCTTATATGAGAGCTATCGCTAGATATGATCATTCAAAATTAGCTTCTCTTGTAAAGCTATTAAAAAACATTAAATTAGAGAAATACGAAGTAAGATTGATAATTACCGATTTGATCCACTTGTCAGAAATTTTAGAAGATAAGACCCAATTGactgaattatttgaatattttgtttctgttaatgaaaaattggtgCTCAATTGTTTGAAATCGTTAAATCTTACAGCAGAACTGTTTGAAATAAGATTGACCACATCGCttttttctaataatgaagaaacagaaGATATTATAAAAGACATTGAAAGTCAAAAAGTTATTGGCTTAACAACTTCTGTACCAACATTCAAGgaatttcttgataaaAATGCCGAGTTTATCAACACTAAGAACACATCTATGCTGGCTGAATCTGATGAAACCTTTAATAAGCTGTTATCCCTATTCATTGAAGCTGttggaaaaaattatacAAGTAACGCGTTTTTAAACGCATTTCTAACTACTTTAGAAACACGAATCACCTTTTTACTTCGTATTGTCATTTCTCCTGCTGCCCCAATTGCGTTGAGGTTGATTGCTCTAAGCGATATTTCTAAAGGTTTAAACAATATTGATAAAGACTCAAATGTATTTACGATGGTTCCATGCTTACTCTGTGCTTTGAGCGATGTCTCAAAAAATGTTAGAACAAATGTTAGGGCACTTCTTTCACAAATTGCTAATAGACCATTCACGAAAcattatttcttaaataataagataTACGGCGATAACTTGACTATTCCAATGCTAAGTCCAAAGGATGGCGAATCATGGTTAACGAGGTTCCTTAATGAGTACATGGTAGAAAATTATGATATTTCACATTTGGTGATCCCAAAGAAGGATcaagatatatttttattgttttggGCCAACCAAGCTCTAAATATCCCCCTACCGTACCCAAAAACTATTTTATTAAGctatttgaataaatattccTCATCAGCTGCAATCTATTCGACTCTCTTTGAAGACTTTATTTCCAACTATATTTCGACTAGATCTCAATGGGAAATGAAATGTAAGGCAAACAAGACAAgttttgttgaatttgaaacagAATTGGTCTACTTAATATcaccaaaggaaaaaaatcaatttATTATCGACTTTGCTCTCTCAGCATTAAATTCTGAATATGAATCTCTTGCCACTCTCGTGTCTGCAAGAATaatcaatatattcaatacTTTGAAAACAAGTTTACAATTACAGATTTTACAGAACATCATAGATGCAAGCGCAGAGTCTGATGCAAATTACGATTCTGTAGCCACCTTGCAATCTTTACCTTTGTCAGCTGACCTATTTGTAGCTATTTTATcacaaaataaaattaatgCTGATTCAGCTGTCACTGATATTTCCAAGAGAAGAAGGAGACGTTCATCTACTAGTAAGGCTGCCCTacaaaaagaagaaatatctCAAATTGCTGAGATTCATTTGAGAAAATTGACAATCATTTTGGAAACTTtggataaattaaagatgaagagcACCGAATCATTGCTATCTACCTTATTTTCAGTTTTATCCGATTTGGAAACTTTAGATCAAGATGGTGGGCTTCCAGTACTATATGCCCAAGAAACGTTAACATCATGTATGCTGAATACTATTGAATCGTTAAAAGAAACAGGTTGTGTTTCATTAAGAACTATTAGAGCTGATATCTTGGTATCAGCAATTAGGAATTCCCCATCACCACAAGTTCAAAATAAACTATTATTGGTTGTTGGCGCATTGGCATCTTTGAACTCTGAAACTGTTTTACACTCCGTTATGCCAATCTTCACTTTCATGGGTGCGCACAGTATTCGCCAAGATGATGAGTTCACCACCCAAGTTGTTGAAAGAACTATTATGACGGTTGTCCCAGCATTATTAGAGAACAATACTGCGAACAAGCAAGATGAGATAGAATTTTTACTAATGAGTTTCACCACAGCCTTCCAACATGTTCCAAAACATAGAAGAGTGAAATTATATTCCACTTTGGCAAAGGCATTGGGTTCATACCAATCTATCGGTCCCTTCTTATTCTTAGTTACTCAACAATACTCCTCTTTaattgaaagtttcaaattAGGCGAGGCCAGAACAATTATCGACTTTGTAAAATCCTTCTTAAACAATTTTGACGTTTTAGAACAATTGACAGGACTCCAAGTTTATTTGAATCTTGTGAAAACATTGCTATCCGCTAGTAAAAATGCTGATGAAAAAGAGGCATTAACTTCCCACGCCATATTTACGAATGGtgttttgaatttgactACATCTGAACTCTCTATTTTAGTTCAACATTCTTTCGACTTCATTGGTAAAGTTATAGAAGAAGGTGACAGCGACCATTACACTTTAAATGGCAGTTTCAAACTGAGAGTTTATTCTGCTTTATTGGATGaaagaaatgaagaatccTTCTCTAATGCAGTTAAAGAGAAATTTGGTGTTGTTCTAGAAACAATTTTGACATTCATCAACGAAGCTGGTTCTCTATTCAAGTCATCTGGTTCTCAAAGTGACGAAGGGACTTCAACACCAGAAAGAGCATCTGAAaataagaaagaaataaaagatattttaTTCACTCTGTTAGGGAATGTTTTAAATATGTTAccaattgatgattttatcACAGCTGTTCTACCGTTGCTAACTAAAAGCGGTAACgaagatattaaatatCATTTGGGCTTAGTCATTGGTtctaaatttgaattagaaTCTTTAGAAAGCTCCTCAATTGCTGGTGAGGTCATTTCTGTATTACTGGAAAGAATACCTGCAGAGAAGAATTCGGTTAATGTCATCCAAGTTCTATTGAACACGCTAGCCGCTCTAATTACTAAGTTCGGTTCGAGACTAGAAAGCTCTTTGTTGACATCAGTGCTTTCTTTAGTTACTGGAGAATTAAAATCAGATCAAATTGAGGTCGCCATCTCTTCTTTAACAGTTATTACGAGTTGTATTCAAATCCTTGGTGTAAAATCTATTGCCTTTTATCCAAAAATCGTTGGTCCAGctgtaaatatttttaaaagatTTGAAGAGGATAAAGAACATTTCTTGAGAAAGCAACTGCAATTATCGATCCTTCTATTATTTGCTGCAATGATTAAATCCATTCCAACATTCCTATTGTCTAATATTTCTGATGTTTTCCATGTTATCTTTTTTGCTGATGAAATCGAAGCAGCTACAAGATTATCCGTAATCTCATTGGTTGTTGAGTATATTAACTTAAAGGAAGTCCTAAAGGTCTTAAACAAATGTTGGGTTTCTAGTATCTCATTGACAACGGACTCTATCGCtgtttctttattcttaaGCGCCCTAGAATCTAcagttgaagaaattgataagaAATCTGCTACTTCTCAATCtccaattttcttcaaacttcttttatcattattcGAATACAGATCAATCAGTAAATTTGATAACAATACTGTTAGCCGTATTGAAGCCTCAGTTCATCAAATTGCCAATATGTATGTTCTAAAGATGAACGATAAAGTATTCAGACCACTATTTGTCATTCTTATAAACTGGGCTTTTGATGGTGAAGATGTAaccaacaaagaaatcTCTGAAATTGAACGTTTGACAGCATTTTTTAAGTTCTTTAATAAGTTACAAGAAAACTTGAAGGGTATTATTACATCGTACTTCACCTATTTATTGGAACCAACAAATGGCTTATTAAAAAGATTTATTTCCAAGGATATTGTAGATATAAATCTGCGCCGTTTGGTATTGAAATCTCTGACATCAGCATTCAAATATGATAGGAATGAATACTGGAAATCTACATCAAGgtttgaattaatttctaTCACGTTAGTGGACCAATTATCTAATATTGAAGACGTCATTGGTAAATACTTAGTGAAAGCCATCGGTTCATTGGCTGCCAATAACAACGGTGTTGAAGAACataatcaaataatgaacaagCTACTCATAAGCCACATGAAGGCAACATGCTCATCCAGCGAAAAACTATGGGCTGTTAGATCCATTAAGTTGGTATACTCCAAGGTTGGTGAAAGCTGGTTGATATTGTTACCTCAATTGGTTCCAATTATTGCtgaattattggaagatgatgatgaagaagtagAACAAGAGGTAAGAACGGGTTTAGTGAAGGTAGTTGAAAACGTATTGGGTGAACCATTCGATAGATACTTAGATTAGTCTTTTTATTCCTAACTCAAGATGACTTGAAAGAATTGTATAGTATATATAACAGAtaacattttcttattaaaCTCTCGATGCTTACGTAGGTTTCTATCCAGGAATTTGTGACACGAAAAACTGCCAATATTCCATTGCGGCAATTTTCACGATGTTTTCCTCGcgtgaaaaattattatgaGGCCATGTTAAATGCTTTGGCGCACATTAGATCGACATGATGAGTCTCGGATTAAGTCTAGAGATAACATCTGACAACGCATTAGAGACCGTTTTCGATCCCTCTGATGAGCAATTATTAGACAATTAATTTGCAAAGCTTTAGAGTCCCGGTGAAACTTGCAACGCTGTTTTGCATAATATGAAGATGGAAAGCTATCCAATGACAACGAATAAACAAATAGAATATCCATACAGTGTCAACGTGAAACTGGATCACCAGATAAATGGAGAAACAGCTAGTCACAATTTAGTAAGGGGAGCTGGTAATGCTACGATTACAAAAGGAGACTCTGAAATGAATACGAATGGGGTTGGAGAAGAGGTACCACACATAAAGGCATCAACGTCAGGTTCAGTAAGCCCTATGCATACATCATCTAATGGTGTGAATAATGATAGAATAAGCTTGGATGTCTCCAAGCATAGTCCAACAACATTGTCTGTTTGTAAAAATTGCCTTACCTCGACGACGCCACTTTGGCGACGTGATGAAAATGGAGCTGTTCTATGTAATGCTTGTGGTCTTTTTCTAAAACTACATGGAAGACCCAGACCTATTAGTTTGAAGACTGATGTCATTAAATCTCGAAATAGAAAGGGGGGCAATTCGAATGGTGCTGGCGGTTCAACACTTAAGTTTAATAATCAGACATCGTCTTCCATtgcaaataatattcataaaaCATAtgttcaaattgaaaaaaaaaggaaacGAAGTGTAGGTGATATAGAGGTCTCGAACGTACATAATTCAGGGGATATAAATGCTCCACTAACGAAAATACGAAGCATTGATACTGAATTGTCAAgtgataatattttgggAAATGATCTTCGAAAACAAATTGCCAATGATAGAAATCTTAAGGGGTTTCAAAGTACTTTAAAAAGCGGCGAAGCACCAAGCATGCAGGCACAATTGCCACACCTTTCATCACTCCTGAACAACATGGAAAACCTTCCTATAACGAAGTCATCCAACGATGGAATCATGTATAATAGACAGAACTCAACCGTGTCATCACCTGGACTCAGTCCTCAATCTATTTCTGGGAATAACCAATTATCTATGCCGATAGTATCTCTTAAAGATGTCTTAAAAAATGATAACTCTGACACTCCAACATCAGTAATAGGTGTTAGAGATCACTCTCAAGATAATTCTGCACCTGTAATCAACCGTGATATTCCTGTAAACGTTATTCTGCCGtacgaagaagaagcaatAAGATTGAAAGCCAGAATTAATGAGCTGGAGTTGGTGACGGATTTATATAAAAGGCACATTTTTGAGTTGGATGATAAATGTAAGAgattggaagaagaattgaaggaaaaggaagGGACCCTCAAATCGATTGGCCCTAATGACAAATCAGATAAGTAACATctatttaaattatataaataacGAATAAATgacaataatgatattatatcattaaatatatGTATGTTACCCTTGATTTGATATCAGGAGTATTATGTAACATGGTGGCTATTTACataaaaaagaatatagTTAGATTATATGCATTCTGTGCTTTCTCATATGCAGATATGGCAAAGTGACGGTTGTGGAAGATGTTCAAACTGCCCATGAATTAATAGTCCCATCGCTTCGGCCTTCTACTAAGTAACCATTTTGATAACTCATGGTTTCAACGGTAGATACCGGAATGGTGGGATCCGAGGTACTTGCTTCATCAGTTGAGGTGCATGTTTGGAGATTATTGAGTTGACGATCGTATACTTTACAAGCTTCATCGTGTGTGGCAATGGCGattttattcttatcaaaatcaacTGACAGAACAggtttttcaaaagttaGCATGTCCGAAAGAATACCAGATCTTAAGTCCCATATGCGTACTGTCTTGTCAATTGACCCAGTAACAATGTTTTTATTGTCAAACTTTAAGCAGGTAATCGAACCAGAATGTCCTTCCAGGGCGCGGACAACTTTACC harbors:
- the UTP10 gene encoding snoRNA-binding rRNA-processing protein UTP10 (ancestral locus Anc_1.253) is translated as MSSLSEQLAKVASNNATVALDRKRRQKLHSASLIYNPKTAATQDYDLIFDNAVKALDELIQIDPKFEVFKRSLFSETSVSIDRNVQTKDEIKALDNAINGYLLLASSKWHLTPTIQATEWLVRRFQIHICNTEMLLLSTINYYQTPVFKRILNIVKLPPLFNPLSNFVRSEKAPSNLTMIKLFNDMDFLKLFANYLNKCIKQKVTYTNQLLFTTCCFINLIAFNSTNDEKLNQLVPILLEISAKLLGSNSVDCQIAAHTILVVFATALPLQKQIILAATETMLSNLQDEKAKRSALVTICKLFQTLRGHGNVDQLTNKLFQIFDSKFDLEYLINFLTKKDVPPCDKFFTAYMRAIARYDHSKLASLVKLLKNIKLEKYEVRLIITDLIHLSEILEDKTQLTELFEYFVSVNEKLVLNCLKSLNLTAELFEIRLTTSLFSNNEETEDIIKDIESQKVIGLTTSVPTFKEFLDKNAEFINTKNTSMLAESDETFNKLLSLFIEAVGKNYTSNAFLNAFLTTLETRITFLLRIVISPAAPIALRLIALSDISKGLNNIDKDSNVFTMVPCLLCALSDVSKNVRTNVRALLSQIANRPFTKHYFLNNKIYGDNLTIPMLSPKDGESWLTRFLNEYMVENYDISHLVIPKKDQDIFLLFWANQALNIPLPYPKTILLSYLNKYSSSAAIYSTLFEDFISNYISTRSQWEMKCKANKTSFVEFETELVYLISPKEKNQFIIDFALSALNSEYESLATLVSARIINIFNTLKTSLQLQILQNIIDASAESDANYDSVATLQSLPLSADLFVAILSQNKINADSAVTDISKRRRRRSSTSKAALQKEEISQIAEIHLRKLTIILETLDKLKMKSTESLLSTLFSVLSDLETLDQDGGLPVLYAQETLTSCMLNTIESLKETGCVSLRTIRADILVSAIRNSPSPQVQNKLLLVVGALASLNSETVLHSVMPIFTFMGAHSIRQDDEFTTQVVERTIMTVVPALLENNTANKQDEIEFLLMSFTTAFQHVPKHRRVKLYSTLAKALGSYQSIGPFLFLVTQQYSSLIESFKLGEARTIIDFVKSFLNNFDVLEQLTGLQVYLNLVKTLLSASKNADEKEALTSHAIFTNGVLNLTTSELSILVQHSFDFIGKVIEEGDSDHYTLNGSFKLRVYSALLDERNEESFSNAVKEKFGVVLETILTFINEAGSLFKSSGSQSDEGTSTPERASENKKEIKDILFTLLGNVLNMLPIDDFITAVLPLLTKSGNEDIKYHLGLVIGSKFELESLESSSIAGEVISVLLERIPAEKNSVNVIQVLLNTLAALITKFGSRLESSLLTSVLSLVTGELKSDQIEVAISSLTVITSCIQILGVKSIAFYPKIVGPAVNIFKRFEEDKEHFLRKQLQLSILLLFAAMIKSIPTFLLSNISDVFHVIFFADEIEAATRLSVISLVVEYINLKEVLKVLNKCWVSSISLTTDSIAVSLFLSALESTVEEIDKKSATSQSPIFFKLLLSLFEYRSISKFDNNTVSRIEASVHQIANMYVLKMNDKVFRPLFVILINWAFDGEDVTNKEISEIERLTAFFKFFNKLQENLKGIITSYFTYLLEPTNGLLKRFISKDIVDINLRRLVLKSLTSAFKYDRNEYWKSTSRFELISITLVDQLSNIEDVIGKYLVKAIGSLAANNNGVEEHNQIMNKLLISHMKATCSSSEKLWAVRSIKLVYSKVGESWLILLPQLVPIIAELLEDDDEEVEQEVRTGLVKVVENVLGEPFDRYLD
- the GZF3 gene encoding Gzf3p (ancestral locus Anc_1.250); the encoded protein is MKMESYPMTTNKQIEYPYSVNVKLDHQINGETASHNLVRGAGNATITKGDSEMNTNGVGEEVPHIKASTSGSVSPMHTSSNGVNNDRISLDVSKHSPTTLSVCKNCLTSTTPLWRRDENGAVLCNACGLFLKLHGRPRPISLKTDVIKSRNRKGGNSNGAGGSTLKFNNQTSSSIANNIHKTYVQIEKKRKRSVGDIEVSNVHNSGDINAPLTKIRSIDTELSSDNILGNDLRKQIANDRNLKGFQSTLKSGEAPSMQAQLPHLSSLLNNMENLPITKSSNDGIMYNRQNSTVSSPGLSPQSISGNNQLSMPIVSLKDVLKNDNSDTPTSVIGVRDHSQDNSAPVINRDIPVNVILPYEEEAIRLKARINELELVTDLYKRHIFELDDKCKRLEEELKEKEGTLKSIGPNDKSDK